One window from the genome of Bubalus kerabau isolate K-KA32 ecotype Philippines breed swamp buffalo chromosome 17, PCC_UOA_SB_1v2, whole genome shotgun sequence encodes:
- the PHLDB3 gene encoding pleckstrin homology-like domain family B member 3 isoform X2: MGTRSSPDLGAPPSAVPECDTEVRSQGASKPRGHPKDSREREAPEAPAELPSGQGAEQQAKEEEEVGEGSSTESSHDAAEAPSPVQTPATPPAPALSGEGVRGAARRLRAQQLEALTRVALMEQRVKELQRQRKELRIEMEVEVALLRGELAGERVAARREEEQLRELLGQQVDSEKGGQEQQREQEQRRLSQERDRVEGLRQRLQEAQEQLDSQPEDQHERLLQGMQEMREQLDMAQRAYEDLEFQQLERESRQEEEDRDSPGAGAPDPKVQELQASVAQHRRRIQVLEEQLKSLGEQMAAESRGLSRKKEEALQALTQERSRLLELNCLQGTPGRDFSEPNQALTKLLFTQKTDRQLLVLQDPTAHTAAATSSCLFSVHSSLQGSIGLQRTGSLSRKRGERASQRGCPRPLSLHCTGSLEASALPPEAGDSGRHPLYQLLNCGPGNRALYPDIARMEQLLQQAVAERERLLQAREGTRRSKEDSSGPPVPAIMAPPAPPSSPAGPRVLDLRQHLERWGHNPENCPHLRVSGGCCRGPLVKMGGRIKTWRKRWFCFDRQARRLAYYADKEETKLKGVIYFQAIEEVYYDHLRCAFKSPNPRLTFCVKTYERLFYMVAPSPEAVRIWMDVIVTAADENHAP; this comes from the exons ATGGGGACGCGGAGCAGCCCGGACCTGGGGGCCCCGCCGTCGGCGGTCCCGGAGTGCGACACAGAGGTCCGATCTCAAGGGGCCTCCAAGCCCCGGGGGCACCCCAAAGACTCCCGCGAGCGGGAGGCGCCCGAGGCCCCGGCAGAGCTTCCGAGCGGCCAAGGAGCTGAGCAGCAGgcgaaggaagaggaagaagtggGAGAAGGCAGCAGCACCGAAAGCAGCCACGATGCG GCGGAGGCTCCGTCTCCAGTTCAGACCCCGGCCACGCCCCCCGCACCCGCTCTGTCTGGAGAAGGGGTGCGAGGGGCGGCGCGGCGGCTTCGCGCGCAGCAGCTGGAGGCACTGACTCGCGTGGCTCTGATGGAGCAGCGAGTGAAGGAGCTACAGCGTCAGAGGAAGGAACTGAGGATCGAG ATGGAGGTGGAGGTGGCCCTGCTGCGGGGTGAGCTGGCTGGGGAGCGAGTGGCCGCTCGGCGGGAGGAGGAGCAGCTTCGCGAGCTGCTAGGGCAGCAGGTGGACTCAGAGAAGGGCGGCCAGGAGCAGCAGCGGGAACAG GAACAGAGGCGGCTGAGCCAGGAGAGGGATCGTGTGGAGGGTCTTCGCCAAAGACTCCAGGAGGCCCAGGAGCAGCTTGACTCACAGCCTGAAGACCAGCATGAGCGGCTTCTGCAGGGAATGCAGGAG ATGAGGGAACAACTGGACATGGCCCAACGTGCCTATGAGGACCTGGAGTTCCAGCAGCTGGAGCGCGAGAGCCGGCAGGAGGAAGAAGATCGGGACAGTCCTGGGGCTGGTGCGCCAGACCCCAAGGTCCAGGAGCTCCAGGCCAGTGTGGCGCAGCACAGG CGCCGGATCCAGGTCTTGGAGGAGCAGCTCAAGTCTCTGGGGGAGCAGATGGCTGCTGAGAGCCGGGGGCTGAGCCGAAAGAAGGAGGAGGCCCTTCAGGCCCTGACACAG GAACGGAGCCGACTGCTCGAGCTTAACTGCCTTCAGGGAACCCCTGGCAGGGACTTCTCTGAGCCCAACCAGGCTCTCACCAAG CTCCTCTTCACCCAGAAGACAGACCGCCAGTTGCTGGTTCTCCAGGATCCCACTGCCCACACGGCCGCCGCCACCTCTTCCTGCCTCTTCTCTGTTCACAGCTCCCTCCAG GGCTCCATTGGCCTCCAGAGGACTGGAAGCCTGTCCcggaagaggggagagagagccAGTCAGAGAGGATGTCCCCGGCCTCTGTCGCTCCATTGTACTG GATCCCTGGAGGCCTCAGCCCTCCCGCCTGAAGCTGGAGACTCCGGGAGACACCCTCTCTATCAGCTGCTGAACTGCGGCCCCGGGAATAG GGCCCTCTACCCAGACATTGCCCGAATGGAGCAGCTCCTGCAGCAGGCTGTGGCGGAGAGGGAGCGGCTGCTGCAGGCCAGG GAAGGGACAAGAAGAAGCAAGGAAGATTCCTCAGGGCCCCCTGTACCTGCCATCATG gccccgcccGCGCCGCCATCCAGCCCTGCTGGCCCTCGGGTCTTGGATCTCCGGCAGCACCTGGAGCGCTGGGGCCACAATCCGGAAAACTGCCCGCACTTACGGGTGTCCGGGGGCTGCTGCCGCGGACCCCTGGTGAAGATGGGTGGCCGTATCAAGACCTGGAGGAAGCGATGGTTCTGCTTTGACCGCCAGGCCCGCCGCCTGGCCTACTACGCAG ACAAGGAAGAGACCAAGCTCAAAGGCGTCATCTACTTCCAGGCCATCGAGGAAGTCTACTACGACCACTTACGCTGTGCCTTCAAG AGCCCGAACCCTCGCCTAACGTTCTGTGTCAAAACCTACGAACGCCTTTTCTACATGGTGGCTCCCAGCCCAGAGGCCGTGCGTATTTGGATGGACGTCATCGTTACAGCGGCTGATGAGAACCACGCCCCCTAA
- the PHLDB3 gene encoding pleckstrin homology-like domain family B member 3 isoform X1, whose translation MGTRSSPDLGAPPSAVPECDTEVRSQGASKPRGHPKDSREREAPEAPAELPSGQGAEQQAKEEEEVGEGSSTESSHDAAEAPSPVQTPATPPAPALSGEGVRGAARRLRAQQLEALTRVALMEQRVKELQRQRKELRIEMEVEVALLRGELAGERVAARREEEQLRELLGQQVDSEKGGQEQQREQEQRRLSQERDRVEGLRQRLQEAQEQLDSQPEDQHERLLQGMQEMREQLDMAQRAYEDLEFQQLERESRQEEEDRDSPGAGAPDPKVQELQASVAQHRRRIQVLEEQLKSLGEQMAAESRGLSRKKEEALQALTQERSRLLELNCLQGTPGRDFSEPNQALTKLLFTQKTDRQLLVLQDPTAHTAAATSSCLFSVHSSLQGSIGLQRTGSLSRKRGERASQRGCPRPLSLHCTGSLEASALPPEAGDSGRHPLYQLLNCGPGNSCRALYPDIARMEQLLQQAVAERERLLQAREGTRRSKEDSSGPPVPAIMAPPAPPSSPAGPRVLDLRQHLERWGHNPENCPHLRVSGGCCRGPLVKMGGRIKTWRKRWFCFDRQARRLAYYADKEETKLKGVIYFQAIEEVYYDHLRCAFKSPNPRLTFCVKTYERLFYMVAPSPEAVRIWMDVIVTAADENHAP comes from the exons ATGGGGACGCGGAGCAGCCCGGACCTGGGGGCCCCGCCGTCGGCGGTCCCGGAGTGCGACACAGAGGTCCGATCTCAAGGGGCCTCCAAGCCCCGGGGGCACCCCAAAGACTCCCGCGAGCGGGAGGCGCCCGAGGCCCCGGCAGAGCTTCCGAGCGGCCAAGGAGCTGAGCAGCAGgcgaaggaagaggaagaagtggGAGAAGGCAGCAGCACCGAAAGCAGCCACGATGCG GCGGAGGCTCCGTCTCCAGTTCAGACCCCGGCCACGCCCCCCGCACCCGCTCTGTCTGGAGAAGGGGTGCGAGGGGCGGCGCGGCGGCTTCGCGCGCAGCAGCTGGAGGCACTGACTCGCGTGGCTCTGATGGAGCAGCGAGTGAAGGAGCTACAGCGTCAGAGGAAGGAACTGAGGATCGAG ATGGAGGTGGAGGTGGCCCTGCTGCGGGGTGAGCTGGCTGGGGAGCGAGTGGCCGCTCGGCGGGAGGAGGAGCAGCTTCGCGAGCTGCTAGGGCAGCAGGTGGACTCAGAGAAGGGCGGCCAGGAGCAGCAGCGGGAACAG GAACAGAGGCGGCTGAGCCAGGAGAGGGATCGTGTGGAGGGTCTTCGCCAAAGACTCCAGGAGGCCCAGGAGCAGCTTGACTCACAGCCTGAAGACCAGCATGAGCGGCTTCTGCAGGGAATGCAGGAG ATGAGGGAACAACTGGACATGGCCCAACGTGCCTATGAGGACCTGGAGTTCCAGCAGCTGGAGCGCGAGAGCCGGCAGGAGGAAGAAGATCGGGACAGTCCTGGGGCTGGTGCGCCAGACCCCAAGGTCCAGGAGCTCCAGGCCAGTGTGGCGCAGCACAGG CGCCGGATCCAGGTCTTGGAGGAGCAGCTCAAGTCTCTGGGGGAGCAGATGGCTGCTGAGAGCCGGGGGCTGAGCCGAAAGAAGGAGGAGGCCCTTCAGGCCCTGACACAG GAACGGAGCCGACTGCTCGAGCTTAACTGCCTTCAGGGAACCCCTGGCAGGGACTTCTCTGAGCCCAACCAGGCTCTCACCAAG CTCCTCTTCACCCAGAAGACAGACCGCCAGTTGCTGGTTCTCCAGGATCCCACTGCCCACACGGCCGCCGCCACCTCTTCCTGCCTCTTCTCTGTTCACAGCTCCCTCCAG GGCTCCATTGGCCTCCAGAGGACTGGAAGCCTGTCCcggaagaggggagagagagccAGTCAGAGAGGATGTCCCCGGCCTCTGTCGCTCCATTGTACTG GATCCCTGGAGGCCTCAGCCCTCCCGCCTGAAGCTGGAGACTCCGGGAGACACCCTCTCTATCAGCTGCTGAACTGCGGCCCCGGGAATAG CTGCAGGGCCCTCTACCCAGACATTGCCCGAATGGAGCAGCTCCTGCAGCAGGCTGTGGCGGAGAGGGAGCGGCTGCTGCAGGCCAGG GAAGGGACAAGAAGAAGCAAGGAAGATTCCTCAGGGCCCCCTGTACCTGCCATCATG gccccgcccGCGCCGCCATCCAGCCCTGCTGGCCCTCGGGTCTTGGATCTCCGGCAGCACCTGGAGCGCTGGGGCCACAATCCGGAAAACTGCCCGCACTTACGGGTGTCCGGGGGCTGCTGCCGCGGACCCCTGGTGAAGATGGGTGGCCGTATCAAGACCTGGAGGAAGCGATGGTTCTGCTTTGACCGCCAGGCCCGCCGCCTGGCCTACTACGCAG ACAAGGAAGAGACCAAGCTCAAAGGCGTCATCTACTTCCAGGCCATCGAGGAAGTCTACTACGACCACTTACGCTGTGCCTTCAAG AGCCCGAACCCTCGCCTAACGTTCTGTGTCAAAACCTACGAACGCCTTTTCTACATGGTGGCTCCCAGCCCAGAGGCCGTGCGTATTTGGATGGACGTCATCGTTACAGCGGCTGATGAGAACCACGCCCCCTAA